The genomic window CCGGCCTTTTTTTTAAGCTTTGATTATCTTTGAAACAAGAGAAACTACGCTCTCAACAGTAGCAGCCGAGACAGCATCAACGGTATGCGCTTGTCTTGATTTCCAGTCCAAAGACTTGAACTGATCTGCCAAAATGACACCTGTAGTTTTTTTAGCACCAACTACAGGCACCTCGAATGGATAATTTTTTGACTGATTAGTGATTGGGCAAACGACTGCAAAGCCAGTCACCTGATTAAACATGTCATCAGAAATGACAAGAGCAGGCCTTTTACCTGCCTGCTCATGACCCGATTGAGGATTGAAATCCAACAAAATCACATCACCTCTAGCCGGACAATAT from Klebsiella sp. WP3-W18-ESBL-02 includes these protein-coding regions:
- a CDS encoding type II toxin-antitoxin system PemK/MazF family toxin, with the protein product MTQYCPARGDVILLDFNPQSGHEQAGKRPALVISDDMFNQVTGFAVVCPITNQSKNYPFEVPVVGAKKTTGVILADQFKSLDWKSRQAHTVDAVSAATVESVVSLVSKIIKA